The proteins below come from a single Gimesia chilikensis genomic window:
- a CDS encoding Tex family protein, whose translation MDAVEIPENQSGSQFSERDAAQIAEELKLTSQQIQNVIALLDEGNTVPFITRYRKERTGNLDEVQIRDIQKRVQLKRQLRERATTILRLIEAQQQLTPELKAEIEKADTLKRLEDLYRPYRPKRTSRAAAARKHGFEPLADAIWAGDAALTDLNVAAEQYIKDEEGAQTTEDVLKGVADILVEKIGEDPDVRDISRRIAWRSGKLTVNATKKAEELGQEYRDYFNYSERAVKVPHHRTMALNRGEKSGALRVRFEWEEDSARHSIVSHLKLEGHRFSEFLTEVVTDALQRLILPSLEREIRRELTEKAEKHAVSVFAQNLKNLLLQPPLQGERILAIDPGLRTGCKLAVLDELGYCVATDLVYVTGSAEKKDFARNKLADMMTEHNCKLVAIGNGTACRETEEIITEMIEQNLPEARYLIVNEAGASIYSASPVAREEFPDLDATIRGTISIGRRLQDPLSELVKIDPQHLGVGMYQHDVNSKRLKESLDEVIESCVNYVGVNLNTASASLLRHVSGLNQLIARRITEWRDQHGSFLSRKQLLDVAGIGEATFTQAAGFLKIDRGEEPLDSTWIHPESYESAHKVLEQLELPPDSLKTSAQERASILEKVSQIDKQALSGSLKIGLPTLEDILEAIARPPRDPRSDLPGPIFKQGVLKLEQLTEGMELQGTVLNVVDFGAFVDVGLKDSALIHVSEMANHFIESPYQFVSVGDVITAWVLGVDLERRRVSLTLIKPGTVRPPRKSQRGPTKPDEQKKPDKAKQDQGDSTATRKRKPGKKKRNKPGKKEAPLPKLTKEMKTGDQPLQGFDQLKALWNQKKK comes from the coding sequence ATGGATGCGGTTGAGATACCAGAGAATCAATCCGGCTCACAGTTCTCAGAACGTGACGCAGCGCAAATCGCTGAGGAATTGAAACTCACATCACAACAGATTCAGAATGTGATCGCGTTGCTTGATGAAGGCAACACGGTTCCTTTCATTACGCGTTACCGTAAAGAACGTACCGGCAACCTGGACGAAGTTCAGATCCGCGATATTCAGAAACGGGTGCAGCTGAAGCGTCAATTGCGCGAGCGGGCCACCACCATTCTGCGTCTGATCGAAGCCCAGCAGCAGCTCACTCCGGAACTCAAAGCGGAAATCGAAAAGGCCGATACGCTCAAACGTCTGGAAGACCTCTACCGCCCTTACCGTCCCAAGCGAACCTCCCGCGCCGCGGCCGCCCGTAAGCATGGCTTCGAACCACTGGCCGATGCGATCTGGGCCGGCGATGCAGCGCTGACCGACTTAAACGTCGCCGCGGAACAATACATCAAAGACGAAGAAGGCGCACAGACGACCGAAGATGTTCTCAAAGGGGTCGCCGACATCCTGGTCGAAAAGATCGGTGAAGATCCCGATGTGCGCGACATCTCCCGCCGGATTGCCTGGCGTTCTGGAAAGCTGACGGTCAACGCGACCAAAAAAGCAGAAGAGCTGGGCCAGGAATATCGCGATTATTTCAACTACTCCGAACGGGCCGTGAAGGTTCCCCATCATCGGACCATGGCACTTAACCGCGGAGAGAAATCGGGAGCGCTGCGGGTTCGGTTTGAGTGGGAAGAAGATTCGGCGCGACACTCTATAGTGAGTCACCTCAAGCTGGAAGGTCATCGTTTCAGTGAGTTTCTGACCGAAGTGGTTACCGATGCCCTGCAGCGTCTGATCCTGCCGAGCCTGGAACGGGAAATCCGTCGCGAGCTGACCGAGAAAGCCGAGAAGCATGCGGTCTCTGTCTTCGCCCAGAACCTGAAAAACCTGCTGCTGCAGCCTCCCCTGCAGGGGGAACGGATCCTGGCGATCGACCCGGGTTTGCGCACGGGCTGTAAACTGGCGGTACTCGATGAACTCGGTTACTGCGTGGCGACCGACCTGGTATATGTGACCGGTTCTGCAGAGAAGAAAGATTTCGCGCGGAACAAACTGGCCGACATGATGACCGAGCATAACTGTAAGCTGGTCGCGATTGGCAACGGTACCGCGTGCAGGGAAACGGAAGAGATCATCACCGAGATGATCGAACAGAATCTGCCCGAAGCGCGTTACCTGATCGTGAACGAAGCGGGAGCGAGTATTTACTCTGCCAGCCCGGTCGCCCGTGAAGAATTTCCAGACTTGGACGCAACGATTCGCGGCACCATTTCGATTGGCCGCCGCTTACAGGATCCATTGAGTGAGCTGGTAAAGATCGATCCGCAGCACCTCGGTGTGGGCATGTATCAGCACGATGTGAACTCCAAGCGGTTGAAAGAATCGCTTGATGAAGTGATCGAATCGTGCGTGAACTACGTGGGCGTGAACCTGAATACCGCGAGTGCTTCTTTACTGCGGCACGTCTCGGGACTCAACCAGTTAATCGCGCGACGGATTACCGAATGGCGCGACCAGCACGGTTCGTTCCTCAGTCGGAAACAACTGCTCGATGTCGCTGGAATCGGCGAGGCGACTTTCACCCAGGCCGCCGGCTTTTTGAAAATTGACCGCGGCGAAGAGCCGCTGGATTCCACCTGGATTCACCCGGAAAGTTACGAGTCGGCGCATAAGGTGCTGGAACAGCTGGAGCTGCCTCCCGACAGTCTGAAAACATCGGCCCAGGAACGGGCTTCGATTCTGGAGAAGGTTTCCCAGATCGACAAGCAGGCGCTGAGTGGAAGTCTGAAGATCGGTCTGCCAACACTGGAAGACATCCTGGAAGCCATTGCCCGACCGCCACGCGATCCGCGTTCCGATCTGCCGGGGCCCATCTTCAAACAGGGTGTGCTCAAGCTGGAACAGCTGACCGAGGGCATGGAACTGCAGGGCACCGTTTTGAACGTGGTGGACTTCGGTGCGTTCGTGGATGTGGGCCTGAAAGACAGCGCCCTGATTCACGTCAGCGAGATGGCGAATCATTTCATCGAAAGTCCTTACCAGTTCGTCTCGGTGGGTGATGTGATTACCGCCTGGGTGCTGGGAGTCGATCTGGAACGACGCCGCGTCTCCCTGACATTGATCAAACCGGGCACAGTGCGACCGCCGCGAAAATCTCAACGCGGACCGACGAAACCCGACGAGCAGAAAAAGCCGGATAAGGCAAAACAGGACCAGGGCGATTCCACTGCGACCCGCAAACGGAAACCTGGCAAAAAGAAACGGAACAAGCCTGGTAAGAAAGAGGCCCCCCTGCCCAAGCTGACCAAGGAAATGAAAACCGGAGATCAGCCGCTCCAGGGCTTCGATCAGCTCAAGGCGCTCTGGAATCAGAAAAAGAAATAA
- the thpR gene encoding RNA 2',3'-cyclic phosphodiesterase, with product MQKNQRARTFIAVPVQPTRGLRKVLEKLNQMGSAVKPIPEDQMHITLKFLGPTELEDIMPVSRALKEMRNRFKCVRLAFKGLGAFPREDRPNVIWAGIKDETLLAEMAEYLEAETEKLGYPRERKGFHAHLTLARIKAKPPEELFQLLADRRDAEWGEATLDTLKFFRSELKPQRAQYHEMQTVRLPPAPKKKNQAKSLDSNESQS from the coding sequence ATGCAGAAGAATCAACGCGCACGCACATTTATTGCCGTCCCCGTTCAACCAACGCGGGGACTCCGAAAAGTTCTGGAAAAGCTGAATCAGATGGGCTCGGCCGTGAAACCGATCCCCGAAGATCAGATGCATATCACGCTCAAATTCCTGGGACCGACGGAGCTCGAAGACATCATGCCCGTCAGCCGTGCTTTGAAAGAGATGCGGAATCGCTTCAAATGCGTCCGGCTGGCGTTCAAAGGTCTGGGCGCGTTTCCCCGCGAAGATCGACCGAACGTAATCTGGGCGGGTATCAAAGATGAAACCCTGCTCGCAGAGATGGCAGAGTACCTCGAAGCCGAGACCGAAAAGCTGGGCTACCCCCGGGAACGCAAAGGTTTCCATGCTCATCTGACACTGGCCCGTATCAAAGCCAAGCCGCCGGAAGAACTGTTCCAGCTGTTGGCTGATCGGCGGGATGCGGAGTGGGGTGAAGCGACGCTGGACACGCTCAAGTTCTTTCGCAGCGAACTGAAACCGCAGCGGGCTCAATATCATGAGATGCAGACAGTACGGCTGCCCCCGGCACCTAAAAAGAAAAACCAGGCAAAGTCCCTGGATTCAAACGAATCACAATCGTGA
- a CDS encoding DMT family transporter: protein MTDDVDRGKLYRARLLVLLASVLWSLSGLFIKSPPFQSIPAEDRGLILACYRALFAGLFLLPLVRFRHMRWRPALIPLLVAFATMNLLFVTAMTRTSAAAAIFLQNTSVVWAMLFGYFLLQERIERGSVLSILIVLAGILCIVAGDWAGENYDGNLIALTSGVCYALVVIFFRVLRDEHPAWLVALCLLTSAAIVAPWVWSLDITLTGQQFLLLALLGVVQLGTPYVVFSHAVKTVNSQEAALLVLTEPILNPIWVWLFWGETVSVSTFVGCALIVAGLLVRFILFRPRQVLPQESQ from the coding sequence ATGACCGACGACGTCGATCGTGGAAAACTGTACCGGGCACGGCTGCTGGTGCTCCTCGCCTCGGTGCTCTGGAGCCTGAGTGGTCTGTTCATCAAGTCGCCGCCGTTCCAGTCGATCCCGGCTGAAGATCGCGGCTTGATCCTGGCCTGCTATCGGGCCCTGTTTGCCGGCTTGTTCCTGCTGCCCCTGGTCCGCTTTCGGCACATGCGCTGGCGTCCCGCTCTGATTCCGCTGCTGGTCGCCTTCGCCACGATGAACCTGTTGTTCGTCACCGCCATGACCCGCACGTCTGCTGCCGCTGCCATCTTCCTGCAGAATACCAGTGTCGTCTGGGCGATGCTCTTTGGTTATTTTCTCCTGCAGGAACGCATCGAACGTGGCTCGGTCCTGTCTATTCTGATTGTCCTGGCCGGCATCCTCTGTATCGTGGCCGGCGACTGGGCCGGGGAAAACTATGACGGCAATCTGATCGCCCTTACCAGCGGCGTCTGTTACGCACTGGTGGTGATCTTCTTCCGAGTACTCCGCGACGAACATCCGGCCTGGCTGGTCGCACTCTGCCTGTTGACCTCCGCAGCCATCGTCGCGCCCTGGGTCTGGAGTCTCGACATCACGCTGACCGGACAGCAGTTCTTACTGCTGGCACTACTGGGCGTCGTTCAACTGGGGACGCCTTACGTCGTGTTCTCGCACGCAGTCAAAACAGTCAACTCGCAGGAAGCAGCCCTGCTGGTGCTCACCGAACCGATCCTGAATCCGATCTGGGTCTGGCTCTTCTGGGGAGAAACGGTCTCGGTCTCCACGTTTGTCGGCTGTGCGTTGATCGTCGCCGGGCTCCTGGTTCGCTTCATCCTCTTTCGCCCGCGACAGGTGCTGCCGCAAGAGTCACAATAA
- the hisA gene encoding 1-(5-phosphoribosyl)-5-[(5-phosphoribosylamino)methylideneamino]imidazole-4-carboxamide isomerase: MEILPAIDIRGGKCVRLRQGDYGQETVFGDDPTEMARRWADGGAQRLHLVDLDGAKAGQPVNHEVVRKIVDAVSVPCQMGGGIRDEASIKLMLDDVGIDRVIVGTQALKDPQWFKEMATRYPGRLALGLDARDSKVATEGWLDVSETSAIDLAKEYVGVELAAVIYTNIANDGMMQGVDEGTIQDMIALAELGLPVIASGGVTTLDDVTRLAEVSRTQPRLVGAIIGRALYEGTIAVPDAIAAATP, translated from the coding sequence ATGGAAATTCTGCCCGCCATCGATATCCGGGGAGGCAAATGTGTGCGTCTGCGACAGGGCGATTACGGACAGGAGACCGTCTTCGGCGACGATCCCACCGAAATGGCCCGCCGCTGGGCTGACGGAGGCGCACAGCGTCTGCACCTGGTCGACCTCGACGGCGCCAAAGCCGGTCAACCCGTGAATCACGAAGTCGTCCGCAAGATTGTCGACGCCGTTTCCGTTCCCTGCCAGATGGGGGGCGGCATTCGCGACGAAGCCTCAATTAAGCTGATGCTGGACGACGTCGGCATCGACCGCGTCATCGTCGGCACCCAGGCACTCAAAGATCCCCAGTGGTTCAAAGAGATGGCTACCCGTTATCCGGGTCGGCTGGCACTCGGTCTCGACGCCCGCGACTCCAAAGTGGCCACCGAAGGCTGGCTCGATGTCTCGGAAACCTCGGCCATCGACCTGGCCAAAGAATACGTGGGCGTGGAACTGGCCGCAGTGATTTACACCAACATCGCCAACGACGGCATGATGCAGGGCGTCGATGAAGGGACCATCCAGGACATGATCGCGCTGGCCGAACTCGGTCTCCCCGTGATCGCTTCCGGCGGCGTGACGACCCTCGACGATGTCACCCGCCTGGCCGAAGTCAGTCGCACACAGCCCAGGCTGGTCGGCGCAATCATCGGCCGTGCCCTCTACGAAGGGACGATCGCGGTTCCCGATGCCATCGCTGCCGCGACTCCTTAA
- the hisH gene encoding imidazole glycerol phosphate synthase subunit HisH, producing the protein MITIVDYGMGNLRSVQKAFEKVGAEAQICTNPEEIAKASKLILPGVGAFRDAIQALKDQNLVEPILEHANSGKPFLGICLGLQLLFDVSYEDGEYEGLGIIPGKVVRFQDQPGLKIPHMGWNQIDATRPHPLLAGIPEHEHFYFVHSYYVAPDNDDDVAAWTDYGCRFASMVARDNLVACQFHPEKSQNAGLKLLQNFAAF; encoded by the coding sequence ATGATTACAATTGTCGACTACGGAATGGGAAATCTGCGGAGCGTCCAGAAGGCCTTTGAAAAGGTGGGCGCGGAAGCACAGATCTGCACAAACCCCGAGGAAATCGCAAAAGCCTCCAAACTGATTCTGCCCGGTGTAGGCGCTTTTCGCGATGCGATCCAGGCCCTCAAGGATCAGAACCTGGTGGAACCGATTCTGGAACACGCCAACTCGGGCAAACCCTTTCTGGGCATCTGTCTCGGTCTGCAGCTCCTGTTCGATGTGAGTTACGAAGACGGCGAATACGAGGGGCTGGGCATCATTCCCGGCAAGGTGGTCCGCTTTCAGGATCAGCCCGGTCTGAAGATCCCCCACATGGGCTGGAACCAGATCGACGCCACTCGACCGCATCCCCTGCTGGCCGGCATTCCCGAGCACGAACACTTTTACTTCGTTCACAGCTACTATGTGGCCCCCGATAATGACGACGACGTTGCCGCCTGGACGGATTACGGCTGTCGCTTCGCCTCGATGGTCGCCCGCGACAATCTGGTCGCCTGCCAGTTTCACCCCGAGAAAAGCCAGAACGCCGGCCTGAAACTGCTGCAGAACTTCGCTGCATTTTAA
- a CDS encoding prepilin peptidase has protein sequence MTPFGINPYLMLTLLFLLGTALGRIINLCIEEIPREEKVGAAWKRVFRRMRHLGSRYHLPLIGVYLTRSKNSTYSYRRSHREALVELLNGVIFVLLYCAEVPLGAGALLQDSGLFSAYAPDLVTVDSWLSPAGLLNLRYFYHLVLIESLMIATFIDFDHKIIPDGCTMPALFVGVVGAFVFGVLYLVPVWFQEPSVVRLFGVYFPEDYRHHFIVEKIPQWVVTYPHLHGLAVSLVGLVVGGGVVWAVRVIGQWTLRQEAMGFGDVILMAVIGSFLGWQATVTVFVISPLCALLVVAVSIFFKLSREIPFGPYLSLGALLVLLGWPKIWPLAERICHLGPLLPILALLMMVLLTVCLLFTQFIKWILGIPLYWQDEWVEEWTSADQLTYQSGENVNETQGRWDLNTNNHTRAGRGTQHYHQWKNGR, from the coding sequence ATGACCCCCTTTGGTATCAATCCTTACCTGATGCTGACACTGCTGTTCCTGCTGGGAACCGCACTGGGGCGGATCATCAACCTCTGCATCGAGGAAATACCCCGCGAGGAAAAAGTGGGGGCCGCCTGGAAACGGGTCTTTCGTCGCATGCGGCACCTCGGCTCCCGCTATCATCTGCCCCTCATCGGGGTTTATCTCACGCGGTCGAAAAACTCGACTTATTCCTACCGCCGCTCGCATCGCGAAGCACTCGTGGAACTGTTGAACGGCGTGATTTTCGTACTGCTCTACTGCGCCGAAGTTCCCCTGGGAGCCGGCGCACTGCTGCAGGACAGTGGACTCTTCTCCGCCTATGCACCCGACCTGGTGACCGTCGATTCCTGGCTCTCTCCCGCGGGACTGCTCAACCTGCGTTACTTCTATCACCTGGTGCTGATCGAATCCCTGATGATCGCCACCTTTATCGACTTCGATCACAAAATCATCCCCGATGGTTGTACCATGCCCGCCCTGTTTGTCGGGGTGGTCGGCGCGTTTGTCTTCGGAGTACTCTACCTGGTGCCGGTCTGGTTCCAGGAGCCTTCGGTGGTCCGCCTGTTCGGAGTTTATTTCCCGGAAGATTACCGGCACCATTTCATTGTCGAAAAGATTCCGCAGTGGGTCGTCACCTATCCGCACCTGCACGGTCTGGCCGTCAGCCTGGTAGGGCTCGTGGTGGGCGGCGGTGTGGTCTGGGCCGTCCGCGTCATCGGTCAATGGACGTTACGCCAGGAAGCGATGGGCTTCGGCGACGTGATCCTGATGGCCGTCATCGGCAGCTTTCTGGGCTGGCAGGCGACGGTCACCGTGTTTGTGATTTCCCCCCTGTGTGCCCTCCTGGTGGTGGCGGTCTCCATCTTCTTCAAGCTCTCGCGCGAGATTCCCTTTGGACCTTACCTCAGCCTGGGAGCGTTGCTCGTCCTGCTCGGCTGGCCGAAAATCTGGCCGCTCGCCGAACGCATCTGCCATCTGGGACCGCTGCTGCCCATCCTGGCACTATTGATGATGGTCCTGCTGACGGTTTGCCTGTTGTTTACGCAGTTCATCAAATGGATCCTGGGCATCCCCCTCTACTGGCAGGACGAATGGGTCGAGGAATGGACGTCTGCCGACCAGTTGACCTACCAGTCGGGTGAGAATGTCAACGAAACCCAGGGCCGCTGGGATCTCAACACAAACAACCACACCCGGGCCGGACGGGGAACGCAACACTACCACCAGTGGAAAAACGGCCGGTAA
- a CDS encoding shikimate kinase — protein MSLITLIGYRGSGKSSVAAPLAEQRGYDWIDADDEIERVAGKTIAEIFAEGGEPHFRQIEREVMQQLLSGDQRVIAAGGGAILNDQTRAEMKQAGPVIWLKADAADLIQRIDGDSTTGSRRPALTASNSQLEEVETLLAQRDPLYRDAATLTIETGGKTVTEIVAEIIAALDADS, from the coding sequence ATGTCCCTGATCACCCTGATTGGCTACCGAGGCAGCGGCAAGAGCAGCGTCGCCGCCCCCCTGGCCGAACAACGCGGTTATGACTGGATCGACGCCGACGATGAAATCGAACGCGTCGCCGGCAAAACCATTGCCGAGATCTTCGCCGAGGGAGGCGAACCCCACTTTCGCCAGATCGAACGCGAGGTCATGCAGCAACTGCTCTCCGGCGATCAACGGGTGATCGCCGCGGGAGGCGGTGCGATTCTGAATGACCAGACCCGTGCGGAAATGAAACAGGCCGGTCCGGTGATCTGGCTCAAGGCTGACGCCGCAGACCTCATTCAGCGGATCGACGGTGACAGCACAACCGGCAGTCGGCGTCCGGCGCTCACCGCCAGCAACTCTCAGCTTGAAGAAGTCGAGACCCTGCTCGCACAGCGCGATCCCCTCTATCGCGATGCCGCCACCCTCACCATCGAGACCGGCGGCAAAACGGTGACCGAAATCGTCGCTGAAATTATCGCCGCCCTGGATGCTGATTCTTAA
- the aroE gene encoding shikimate dehydrogenase, which translates to MICVSIGRTRHKMMMMEHRSLSEKGAELVELRLDWIARTPDVTKLIKDRPTPVVITCRRPEDKGRWKGSEEQRQALLRTAIVSEVEYVDIEDDIADKIPRYGKTKRIISHHNFDETPDNLEEIHESLCKKDPDIVKLVTMANSPGDSIRMLKLVASAKVPTVGFCMGEYGVISRILCGKYGSPFTYATFSREREMAPGQLAFSEMTQIYRYDQIGPETPVYGVIGDPIAHSLSPLIHNIAFRHDKLDGVYLPFRVPKDRLEETLKEFEFLNVQGYSVTIPHKEGALKFAGAADQASKTMGVANTLYKDDQNIWQARNTDYDAALDSIRLGLDPEGKSSDDPIDGKQVLLLGAGGVSRAIGAGIINAGGALTVTNRSRVRGEKLAQDLGCAHTTWENRGSGHYDILVNGTSVGMHPNVNETPFAQNFLLDDMLVFDTVYNPENTLLLKQARERGCKTVSGIEMFVRQAAAQYKLFTGKEAPLDVMRNTLRKGISAVAKL; encoded by the coding sequence ATGATTTGTGTCAGCATCGGTCGAACCCGGCACAAAATGATGATGATGGAACATCGCTCCCTCTCAGAGAAGGGGGCCGAACTCGTTGAATTAAGGCTGGACTGGATTGCCCGGACGCCAGACGTCACGAAACTGATTAAAGACCGGCCCACCCCGGTTGTCATCACCTGCCGGCGTCCTGAAGATAAAGGACGCTGGAAGGGTTCCGAAGAACAGCGGCAGGCCCTGCTGCGAACCGCCATCGTCTCCGAAGTCGAATACGTCGACATCGAAGATGACATCGCCGACAAAATTCCCCGCTACGGCAAAACCAAACGCATCATCAGTCATCACAACTTCGATGAGACCCCCGATAACCTCGAAGAGATTCACGAGTCGCTCTGCAAGAAAGACCCGGATATCGTCAAACTGGTCACGATGGCCAATTCCCCCGGCGATTCGATTCGCATGCTCAAGCTGGTCGCCAGTGCCAAGGTTCCCACCGTCGGATTCTGCATGGGTGAGTACGGCGTAATCAGTCGTATTCTCTGCGGCAAGTACGGCTCCCCCTTCACGTATGCCACTTTCAGTCGCGAACGGGAAATGGCACCGGGGCAGCTCGCCTTTTCTGAAATGACCCAGATCTACCGCTACGATCAGATCGGCCCCGAAACACCCGTTTATGGCGTGATCGGTGATCCCATCGCCCACAGCCTGAGTCCGCTGATTCACAACATCGCCTTTCGGCACGATAAACTGGACGGCGTCTATCTGCCATTCCGCGTTCCGAAAGACCGCCTGGAAGAGACGCTCAAGGAATTCGAGTTCCTCAACGTTCAGGGTTACAGCGTGACCATTCCGCACAAAGAAGGCGCCCTCAAGTTCGCGGGTGCCGCGGATCAGGCTTCCAAAACCATGGGAGTGGCCAACACCCTCTATAAAGATGACCAGAACATCTGGCAGGCCCGCAACACCGACTACGATGCCGCCCTCGACAGCATCCGGCTCGGCCTCGATCCGGAAGGTAAATCCTCCGATGATCCCATCGACGGCAAACAGGTACTGCTCCTCGGTGCAGGCGGTGTCTCGCGTGCGATCGGCGCCGGGATCATCAATGCCGGCGGTGCGTTAACGGTAACCAACCGCAGCCGGGTACGCGGCGAAAAGCTGGCCCAGGATCTCGGTTGTGCTCACACCACCTGGGAAAACCGGGGCAGCGGACACTATGACATTCTGGTCAACGGCACCTCGGTCGGCATGCATCCGAATGTCAATGAAACGCCGTTCGCCCAGAACTTCCTGCTCGATGATATGCTGGTCTTCGACACGGTTTACAATCCCGAAAACACGCTGCTGCTCAAACAGGCACGCGAGCGGGGCTGCAAAACCGTTTCCGGAATCGAAATGTTCGTACGCCAGGCTGCAGCGCAATACAAACTGTTTACCGGTAAGGAAGCCCCCCTGGATGTCATGCGGAACACGCTTCGCAAGGGGATTTCCGCGGTCGCGAAACTCTAA
- a CDS encoding cupin domain-containing protein has product MIQATDQSVHGDGYDCFEAGPLESWTRFKLTPPDAPMPVRGKYFLRKLLNSDGLEMSVNVLPAGREMPFVHRHQANDEIYFVIQGRGQFQAGEELFEVSDGFFIRLSPEVPRVWRNHSEEPLYYLVIQYRADSSVTGGILDGERLEQHPIVWKESPADEPAHGSETTLPE; this is encoded by the coding sequence ATGATTCAGGCGACAGATCAGAGCGTGCATGGAGACGGCTATGACTGCTTTGAAGCGGGTCCGCTGGAGAGCTGGACGCGGTTCAAGCTCACGCCGCCGGACGCGCCGATGCCGGTCCGCGGAAAATATTTTTTACGAAAGCTACTCAATTCGGACGGGCTGGAGATGTCGGTCAATGTGCTGCCTGCGGGCCGCGAGATGCCGTTCGTCCATCGCCACCAGGCGAACGACGAGATTTACTTCGTGATCCAGGGCCGGGGACAGTTTCAGGCGGGGGAGGAGCTGTTTGAGGTTTCGGACGGATTCTTTATTCGACTTTCGCCCGAAGTGCCGCGCGTCTGGCGAAACCACAGCGAGGAGCCGTTATACTATCTGGTGATCCAGTACCGTGCGGACAGTAGTGTCACCGGCGGCATTCTGGATGGCGAACGCCTGGAACAACACCCGATTGTCTGGAAAGAGAGTCCTGCAGATGAACCAGCCCACGGATCGGAAACAACGCTCCCGGAATAA
- a CDS encoding TetR/AcrR family transcriptional regulator, with protein MNQPTDRKQRSRNKILDAALRTFKQQGYVGSGVDGIMEAAGMTSGAFYGHFSSKSDVLGEAFVHSFIEDQAAMNGALSECETPEQLIEIMQKYLSSKHCEQVEEGCSIPPLLSDLGRADAETKARFEEVIQWMVAQFQERSDNEFSRQEILATLALCFGGLSLARAVNSPALSRQILSACRKQLPIQKCD; from the coding sequence ATGAACCAGCCCACGGATCGGAAACAACGCTCCCGGAATAAGATTCTGGACGCCGCCCTGCGTACGTTCAAACAACAGGGGTACGTCGGCAGTGGCGTGGATGGAATCATGGAAGCCGCCGGCATGACTTCCGGCGCGTTTTATGGTCATTTCAGTTCGAAGTCTGATGTGCTGGGCGAGGCTTTTGTCCATTCATTTATCGAAGATCAGGCGGCAATGAACGGCGCTCTGAGTGAATGTGAGACGCCGGAGCAACTGATCGAAATCATGCAGAAGTACCTGTCGAGTAAGCATTGCGAGCAGGTGGAGGAGGGATGTTCGATCCCTCCTCTGCTGTCCGACCTGGGGCGCGCGGATGCAGAGACGAAGGCCCGGTTCGAGGAAGTCATCCAGTGGATGGTCGCGCAGTTTCAGGAGCGTTCAGACAACGAATTCAGCCGCCAGGAAATTCTCGCGACGCTGGCCCTCTGTTTTGGCGGCCTGTCGCTGGCGCGCGCAGTCAACTCCCCTGCCCTGTCCCGACAGATTCTCTCTGCCTGTCGGAAGCAGTTGCCGATTCAGAAGTGCGACTAA